Genomic DNA from Pirellulales bacterium:
CGCCATCACGATTCCGTCGGCCGTGCGGGCAGTGACTTCCAATTCCGCGGGCAGGCTCGCCTCTTCCACCACGAGCGAATGGTACCGGCACGCCACGAGCGGATTCGGCACACCATCAAAAATGCCGCGGCCATTGTGATACACTTCCGACGTTCGGCCATGCATCGCCTCAGCGGCCCTTCCGACGCGCCCTCCCAGAGCCACCGCGATGACCTGATGCCCCAGGCAAATCCCCAAAATTGGCATTTCATTATGCAGCTCACGGACGATTTCGATCGAACAGCCGGCCTCGTTGGGCGTACAAGGCCCCGGCGACAACACGACCGCATCTGGCCGCGCAGCCCGCACTTCCGCGGCATCGATGGCATCATGCCGGACGACGCGCGTCTCCTGTCCCAGCCGCTGAAAGTAGCGAGCCAGATTGAATACGAAACTGTCGTAGTTATCGATGAGTAGCAAGCTAGGGTGAGGGATTAGGGCGAGGGATTAGGATGAGCAAGCGGGAAGTGTCGTGGTTCGGCATCAGAGAGGACTTTCGTTCGTGTTAGGTGTTGGCGACCGCTTGCGCGTTCCCTAAGCCGTCACTCTAAACCCTCACCCTAATGCCCTGATCATTCCTTCGGCTTTGTGCCACGTTTCTTCGTATTCGCGGACCGGGTCGCTTTGGGCAACGATCCCGCCGCCGACCGGCATTTGCCACCAGCCGCGCCCGGCCGTGATCGTGCGGATCAAAAGGTTCATGTCCATGGAACCATCAAAGCCCAAAAATCCCAGGCAACCGCAATAGGCTCCGCGAGCGGTGGGCTCAAGTTCGGCGATGATCTGCATCGCGCGGATTTTCGGGGCGCCGGAGATCGAACCGCCGGGGAATGCGGCCCGAATGAGATCGATCGCCGTGTTCCCGGTGGTGAGCTCTGCTTGCACGACCGACACCAAATGCTGCACGAACTCAAAAACCTCGAGCCGGCAAAGCTCGCTGACCGTGACGCTCTCTGGCAGGCAGACGCGGGCCAGATCGTTGCGCAGCAGATCGACGATCATCACATTCTCGGCGTTATCCTTTTCGCTTTCCCGCAATTCGTCGCCGGCGAACAAATCGGCCTCGGGCCGGGCCGTGCGGCGACGCGTGCCCTTGATCGGCCGCGCTTCGACCCGCCCATCGGCAACGCGCAAGAACCGCTCGGGCGATGCGCTGACAATTTGAAACTCCCCCAGATCGAAATAGCCCGCCATCGGCGCCGGGTTTCGCTCGCGGAGCCGCAGATAGAGCGACACCGAATCGTCCGTCGCCGGGCAAAGCAGCCGCTGGGAGAGATTGACCTGAAAGATATCGCCGGCGCGAATGTATTCGATGGCACGGGCAACTGTGGCAATATATCGTTCGGGCGAGAAGTTGCTGGTGAGCCGTGCTCCACGAACGGCATCGCCTGCGAATCGTTCGTCGATGGAGAATTGCGGGGCTAGTCGAGCGGCATCGATCTCCCGACGAGAATTCGGCGAGCGGGCGCGGTCCGGGCGAGAGCCGATTTGCGACGTTTCGAGCAATTGTCGGAATTGCTGCGCTCGTCCGCGAGCTCGTCGGCGGCGCGCGGGGCTCTCGATTTCGGGAAATCCCTGTGAGATGATCCAAGCCCGACCCTCGAAATGGTCGAATGCGACGACGAGGTCGTAGAGCCCCATCGCCATTGTCGGAATCTCGAATTCGTCGCAGCGCGGCGGTGGCAAACGTTCGAGTCTGTGAGCGAAATCATACGACAGCAATCCGGCGGCGCCGCCCTGAAACGGTGGCAGGCCGGCAATCGGGGCCGACGAAAACGCCGCCATTCGCCGAGCAAGATCCGCCAGTGGATCGGCCGCCTGCTCGGAATGCCGCGCCTCCGTGAAGTCGAACGGATCAGCGGCGACGAACGAATAGCGGCCAAGCTCGCGATCGCGCCGTGCACTGTCGAGATATAAGCAGTGCGGCAACACCGAAAGGCGGCGAAACACTGCCTCAGCCGCCGGCGCGGGATGCAATTCTTCGATCCAAATCGATTCGTCGGCCTCGGCCGCGCGGTAGGGCGCGATCGTGTCGTCCGAGATTCCAGCGCTCGTGAGACCCGCGCCCGCGATCGATCCGCCGTTGCGAGCAGTGGGTGGCGTCATGGCAATGCAGCCGGGGAAGGCGGATCGTTCGGTGGCGGATCGGCCGCTCCGTGCGGCGGTTCTTTTTCAGGCTCGGCCGGTTTGGTTCGCTTGAGCCGGTGGCTTTGCTCAGGGCGGGTCAGATAACCCCAGTCCAACGCTTCATCTTGTCGATAATCTTTCGAAAGGGTCAGTGCGGTGACCGCCTTGGCCATCTCGTATCCTAAGTAAAAGGCATGCCCGGCGTCGAGGTTGCGCCGCTGCATGGCGAGCAATTGTTCGGCCAGCACAAACGGATCGCGGTCGGCAAGATGCAGCCCCGCGCTGACGACATGAATCCGGCCATCCTCGGCAAAGATGCGGTAGTTGTTGTCTTTGATCTCGGCCGCAAGGCGATCCAATTGTTCGTCGCCGAAACGGGCCGGCTCCGGGCCGCGGAGCATGATCAGCCGCGGGTCGACGTGCTTTGGCAACGTGCGATGCCGCACCGCATGATAGACCAACTGCCGAGCCACATCGCATTCGCCCACGCTGCCCCGGGCCCAATTGATCACCTGCGTCGTCAGCACGCTGCGAATCCCGAGCTCTTCGCAAATCGCCAGCAGCAACACATTGATGCCTGCGGAATCGACGTCGGTCAGCTCCGTCAAGTTTCCGACGCCCATCAGCATTTCCGCATCGGGAAACCGGCGGCGAACTTCGAAATAGCGGAGCAAGCTGGCGGCAAAACCAAGCCCGATCGGCTCCAGCACGGCGTCGATCCGCAACCGGACGCCGGCCGCCGCCAGATGGGCGACGGTTTCTTCGAGGCCGGGAAGGAGACTGTCCCCTTTTGCTCCGAAGACTTCGCAAAAGGGGACAGTCCCCGGGACTTCGCAAAAGGGGACGGTCGCCGGTTCGGCCGGGAGGTCCGGCACCACGACCACTTCGCAGCCCCAATCGACGGCCGCCTCGCGGTTCGACGAATTCACCGACAACACCAATTCGGCGCCTGCCCGCACCGCCGGCTCGATTTCACGCGGATCGAGACTATCGATCGACACGCGATGGCCGGCGTCGCGCAGGGCTCGCACCACGTCGGCCACGCCACTCCACGGTCCGCCCGGATCGCAGCCGACGTCGATCATGTCGGCCCCATCGGCAGCCAATCGCCGAGCTTCCGCAAGGATTGCGAGAAGCGGCAACCGCGGGCAATGATTGATCTCCGCGACGATTTGGATGTCGCGGGCGCCGTAGTCGGTTGGGGGCGGCTCGTGGCCGAAAAATGCGGCCAGCCGGCGCAAATCGCGCGGCCCGCGCTCGACAGGCTTCGCCGCCGCTTCCTCGACCGGCCGCAAGTCGCCTTCGCAATAGCCGGGCAAGAGCACGCGATCGGCATCCGGCGGCACATGAATTCGCCGCGCGATCCACTCCGGCGTCATCAGCGCCGCGACCGTGATCGGCAGCACGTCGATCGTATAGCTGAAGCCGACGCGGGCGGCCAGCTGCGCCAATTCTTCGCGCAGCGCGTGTTCCGCCAACCGCCCCGTGACGAAATGAATCCGCTCAGGTCGGTCGGGTTGCATTTGTCGCCCTGAGAACGAGCTTTGCTGTTCGCCGCAAAATCACGGCATCGCTCGTTTGACGAAATCGGCGAAGTCTTGTTTTAGCTTGCGATGCGAATCGCGGTCGATATACATCATGTGGCCCGCTTCGTAGTATTGCCAATCGACGTTCTTCAGCATTTCCGGATGCAAGCCGAGATGATTGAACGTGTATTGCACCGAGAAATACGGCGTCACGTTGTCGTAATAGCCCGCGCAAACCATGACCTTTAGATGCGGATTTTTCATGAAGGCCGAGCGGAGCAGGCCGGTGGTTTCGGCGTAGCCGTTGCTCGACTCCCAATCCCAGGGGAGATGCACCAGCACGTTGTAGACCATGTCGGTCTTGTAGCCGAGTTCGTCGCGGATGTATTGCTCGAACGCGGCTTCGAACGGCGGCCGGACAAGCGAGCCCGCGGGATCGAACTCGACACGGTCTTCAATGCTCAGCGGCGCGGGAGCGGTCAGCCGGCCATCGTAGCCGCCGATCACCAGCTTCTGGTCTTTCAGCAATTGCCGGGCAAAATGCCCGGATTCGACGCGCAAGTCGCTGTCGTCGATGTAGCGCGGTTCGATGCCCGTGTAGCGGGCCAATTTGCCGACGGCCGCTTTTCGCTCCGCCGCGGATAAATCGCTTCCGCGATTGAGGATCGACACATAATCGTTCATCGCCCAATGCTCGGATTCCTTCAGCACGGCTTTTAGATCCTTTTGCTGTAGGTCGGCCGGCAATTTCTTGTGATACCAGGCGTCGGCGGTGTAGGTGGGCAAGTGCAAAGCCGTGGGCAACCCGTTGAACAAATCCTCTTCCAGCACGCCCATGTTCAGAACCGTCGAAATCAATACGATGCCATTGAAGGCGATGCCCTTTTCGATGAGCGTGCCCGCCAGCCCGGCGGCGCGAAACGTGCCATAGCTTTCGCCGGCCAAAAACAGCGGCGACAGCCAGCGATCGTTGCGAGTGATATACATGCGGATGAACTCGCCGACGGATTGAATATCGCCGCGCACTCCGTTGAGTTGATGGGCGATTTCGGGCGTCTTGGCCCGGCTGTAGCCGGTGCCGACCGGATCGATGAACACCAGATCCGTTTGATCGAGCCACGTGGATTCGTCGTCGATCAATTGGAAGGGCGGCGGCGGCATGTCGCCTTTGTCGGTCAGTTTTGGACTGCGGGGCCCCATCGCGCCCATGTGAACCCAGATCGAAGCCGAGCCGGGGCCGCCGTTGAAGGCGAACGTCAGCGGCCGTTTGGCGCGATCGGCGCCATCGAGCGTGTAGGCCATGTAGAAGATATGGGCCTCGGTTTCGCCGCGCGCATTCTTGATCGGCATCTGCGCGACCGTGGCGGTGTAGGCGATCGTTTTGCCGCCGACGGTGATTTTGTGGTGCGTCGCCACCGGCGTTTCGTCGACCGCTTCCGCCGACACGGCGCTTGCCGCCGATGGGCCAGGCGATTGCTCGGGATGATGATGGCCGCGGGCGGCCTCTTGGATGGCGCCGGGATGCTCGCTCCCGGCCGGCTCGTGCTTCGGCTGCTCGGCTTTGATTTGCTCGGTTTCGCCCTGGTCAGTTTTTGCTGTGCCGTTGGGCAGGGGAACCGTTGCCGCAGCAGTCCCGTGGGGCGCGGGCGATTGTGCGGCAGAGCTTTTCGCCGGTGCCGTTGACGACGCCGACGCTTTGGATGGCGCCTGCGCGGGTTGGTCGGCTAGCGCCGGCAACGCGACGAAACAGAGCAAGATCGTGTATCGCAACTTCATGGAGGATTTTCCCTGGGATTTCTCGGGGGAACTGCTGGGGTGCGTTTCTTAGGGTACACAGCGAAGTTGACGGGGGCAACTTACCGCTAATGAGGGCGCTGGTGGCCGTCCAGGGAAGGCCGGGGACGGCGATTGGCAGTGGTCGACGCGGTGGGGGCCTTCCCTGGGCTTGGGTGGAAATGCGCGGCGCGGAGTGATTCGCTAGAACGGCATCGCGGGGTTAGCGACGACTTTGTAGCAGGCCCCGATTTGATTCCCGGCGGCGTCGACGCCGATCACCAGTGTGATCAGATGTTCGACTTCATCTTTGTACATCGTCGCCATTTGGCCATCCTCCATGACCAGCGCGGTTCCTTCGCCGTCGTAGTTGAAACAAACGACATCGATTCGCTGATAGCCGAATGGATTTTCGCCGCTGTCGCCGACCCGTTCGAGATGCAGTTGCATAGCGTCGTCTCCACAGGATGGGATTGCAATCGGCCGCGCGCTTGGTTGTATCACGCCGGTGAGGCAACTAAAATGGCCAGCTATTCTAAACCTCCATGGATGGGTTACTCGAACTCGCGATTTTGGTAATCCTATGAAACACCGGCTTAATTTGCGGTCGGCAAGCCATTTCCAGGCCGCATCGCTTCTCTGCGCATTCGCTTGCATCGTCTGTTTTGCGGCGTCGGCGATGGCATACCCGCCCCGCAGTGGCCGCCTCGGCCCGCGCGACCGCGATCCGGATTCGCAAGGCGACGATCAGGACAAGGCACCGGCAGAGCCGGCCGGCGGCGGTCCGGCGCTGCGGAATGCGGAGTCGGCGCTTTCGAGTTGGCTCGACCGGCTGGAGGCGTTTCTGCCGCGCAGCGCTGCGGATTTCGGCCGGCAAAACTTGTCCGAGTTCGACCAGGAGACGCAGGGCGTCGAAGGCTGGTCGGCCGAAACCGCCCGCTTCGATCCGCCCCCCACGCCCGAAGAACTGAAGCAGATCGTCAATCTCTTGCTCGATTCGAAAGACCGTGTCGATCGGGCGCTGAATCGAACGCTGAATCTACGCATCGGGCTGGCAGCGCTCGACAAATCGATGCAGCACGATTCGGTACGGCATTTCCTGGCCACCACTTCGGGCTTGATCGATCTATCGGGCCGGCTGCGCTATTTGCTCTTCGACGCGTTGAATTACGCCGCGGAAGAGGGCTCTGAATTGCCCGCCGCTCGCGATCAATTTCTAGACGTGCTCACCGCGCATCGCAGTTCGATCGGAGCGGTCGTGGCCGTCGGCGCGCTGTTGTTCGACCCCGTTTCGACCGATCCGGCGGAACGGATCGAGCCAATGCCCGCGTCCGTAAAGCGGAAGGTGCTGAATTTGGTTGCCGCGACGGGGCAAATGGATTTGCTGCCGCAAGTCGCCGCGTTTGCCCGCGATCCGAGAACCACGCCCGGCCTGCTCCTGGCGGCCGCGGAGACGATTCGCATGGTTGGATTGCCGCAAGACGTGCGCCCCGGGCAAGACCCTGAGGCGCCGAAGCCGGCGATCACCGCTCGCGAGCTGCACGATTTGCTGGCGAAAGTGGCGGCGGATCGCTGGAGCGCCGACGAACAGCCGCGCGTCGATGAACTTCTGTCCTGGCTCGACGAGCGGGCCAAGAAGGGGCTCAGCGAAGATCGGCTCCGGCTGGGGCGATTCGACGTGCAACCGGGCGATTGGCTGCTGATGCGGAATCCGTCTCCCTACAATCTGTTCACCGACCTCTCGCCCGGATTGTTTACGCATGTCGGGGTCGTTGCCGCGGAGACGGGCACGGACGGCATTCGCCGCCTCGTGCTGGTGGATTTGCCGGAGCGTGGCACGCGCATGCCGGCAACGAATGTCGATGCGTTTGTTGCCCGCAGCTTGCACTACATGTTTCTCCGTCATCCGGATCCGGCGGTTGCGCAGAAGATGGGAGAGACGGCGGCGGAATTGATTGGCGCGCCGACGGAATTCGATCTCAATTTCCGCACCGACCATGTGACGGCGCTCAAGGGCCAGCCGTTGAAGGGCAAGAAGATTCATGCCTATTGCGCCGGGTTCTTGCTGTTATGTGCCCAAGACACGGGCCGGCCGCGCGAAGAATTCTTCCCGATTCCCGAAGGTCCCGCGGCGGGCAATACCCGCGAGAACCTGGCGAAGATCGGCATCACCTTCGGCCAGAACTTCATCTCGCCGACCGGCGCCCTGTTTTCGCCCAAGTTGCAAATCGTCGGCCAGCGGGAGCCGATGTACGATTCGCAGCGCGAAGTGGAAGAAGCGATTTACGACTATTTCGCCGAAAGCCTGAAAACCAAAACGCTCGTCGCGACTCCCGATCTGTTCCAATCGATGCGGCTGAAAATGGCCGAGGCATCGAAGACGAACCCCTTATTGGCAAAAGCAATCGCCGACGCGGCGCATGTCGATCAAGACCTCGATCTGGTGTCGGCCGCGAAGACGCAGGCGGTGGTCGAGGATTTGGACAACATCGCCTATGGCAATAGCCGCGAATATCTCCTGGCCCGGCAAGCGATCCTCGCCGGACCGAAGCCGGCTCCGGTGGCGGGGCAGACCGCGGAGCAAACGGCTCAGTTGGCTGAGTTGCGGGAAAAGTTTTCCAGCCTGGCCCAATTCTGGGACGCAGACAAATTGTCGCCCCGCGCCTTGCGAATCGCGCTCGTAAAATACTACATCCGGTCGGGCAAGGCCCAGCTCGATACGAAGTTTTTCAGCGGGGGAGCGAGCGGCCGATAGTTTCCCAGTTCGTATTGTCGCAGGCACACGCCGTGTGGCGTCTGCGCGGGGCGAGAGGCTGCGCTCAGAGCAGCGCCGACGGCACACGGAGTGTGCCTACTAGATTGGCAAGCCAGCGGCACACCGTTGCGGTCGATGCCCATGCGATTCGGAATCATCAGTTTGCTGATCGCGGTGGCGTCGGCGGCCCTGGTCGTGCGGATCGCCATGTGGCAACCGATGCTCGGTGGGCTGCTCGGCGCGGCGTGGCTCGCAGGGTTGGGAAGCCATCTTTTCGCACGGGATCGGCGTTACGGTTGGCTGCGCGGCGCCGTGGCCGGCCTGTTTTGGTTCGCCGTCAGTCCGATTTTGATCGTCACCGTGATTTGGGTGTGCATCAGCTTGCCGCCGCTGCTATTCGGCGTCCGCCCGATAAGCCCCTCCGAATTGCTCGGCAGTGTCTCGGCATGGGCCCCCTATGTCCAAGCAATCGCCTCCGGCATCATCGGCGCGCTGACCGGCATACGGATGAGCCCGCGGCTGGAATTGGAAACGGAGTAAGAAGGTGATCGCAATCGTTACCGTCGTTCCGGCCGATGATCGTCGTAATGGTCGTAGATGTCCATCCGTGGGTCGTCCCAACCGGCCTCAGCCGCTGTCTTCCAGATGAGCGGGCACATTTCGCGTGGATCGAACTCGTCGTCGGCGAGCGGAGGGGCGACCGCGTGGGGTTGATCGGTCGGAGCGGTAGAATTTGCGGGCTCAATTTTGTCGTCCATCGTTTCCTCTCGAACGCAGTTGTAAGCGGGTCATCAATCCATGCTGGCGATGCCGAGCACGCGGCGCAGGGCGGTGATCGCCACTTCGCCGAATTGGCGCGGCGACACGGACCACAATTGCGGGTTCATCAATTCAACCGCTACGGCTCCGGAATAATCGATCTCACGGAGCCGGGCGATCAGCGGTTCGAGCGTGAATTCGCCGTCGCCGGGCAGAATGCGGTCGGCATCGGTGGCCAGCTCGCGCAGCGGGCCCGCCATGTCGCAAAGCTGCACGTGGAACAGATTCTGGGGCGTCAAATGAGCTAAATCTTCCGGCTTGCTCGGGCCCGTGGCGTAGTGAAACATGTCGAGGCAGATGCCCAGGTGCGGGCTGTCGCAATGGGCCACGATTGCCGCGGCCGATTGCAGGTTGTTCGGCAATGTCGCGCGGGCTTGAAATTCGAGCGCGAGCCGAACTCCGGCTTGGCCCGCCTCTTCGCCGGCCTGCCGCAACGACACCTGCAAGCGGTCGAAATCTTGCTGCCCGAGCGGCCCTTCGACGTCGCCGGCGAGCACCAAGGTGCCGATCGCCAATTCGCGCGCGATCGCCAGACGCCGGCGAAAGTGGTCCCAATGTTCGCGGCGTGCTTCGCCTTGGCTGGTGAGCAAGCCGCCTTGATAACTGGCCACCGGCGCGGCGAGCCCGCTGTCGGCCAACAGCCTTCGAGCCTCGCCGAGTGAATGCGATTCGAGATAGGTTTCCAATTTCCCCCACCAGATTTCGATCGCCCCGCAATGCGCGGCAGCGAAATCCGCCACGTCGGTTTCGAACGAGGCATTCAGCGTGCAGACTTGGCTGATGGCGGGAAGCATTGGGGGAAAGGGTGAGGGTGAGGGTGAGGGGTGCGGCATTAGAATGGGACGGGTCGCGACTAGTTCGCGGTTGGAAGCTCGCTTGCGGTTTCGCGCGTTGCACGGAAGGCGCGAAGCCGCAAGCGAGCTTCGTCGTTTCAAAGTGTGTTCATTTCTTCCCTCGCCCCTCGCCCTCGCCCCTCGCCCCTATTTCACAGCCAGCGCCTTAGCGACCACGCAAAGCGGTCGCGCACGCGCTGCCACCACGGCCGGCTGCGAATCTCGACGAGCCGGATGCGGCGGCTATGGTGAATCTCGTGCAGACAAAATCGTGTTGCCGCGGCGGCCATCGCCTGGGAAAAAATCACGCCCACGAATTCCAGATTCGTTCGCAAGCTGCGCGGATCGAGATTCGCCGAGCCGACTATCGTCCGCACACCATCGATCACGATCACCTTGCTGTGCAGCATGTAGTCTTTTCGTTCGAAAATCAGGATGCCGCGGGCCAGCAGCCGGCGGCACAAATGTCGCGTGGCCCATTGCACGAGCTTCACGTCGCTATTGCCGGGCACGACAACCCGCACCCGCACGCCGCGCCGCCGAGCCCGCAGCAATTCGCGCATTACCGCGCCGATCGGAATGAAATAGGCCATCGACACGATGATCTCGCGCTGCGCGCCGCGGATCAGCGGCCCAATCACGCGGCCGATCCGCCGGCTGTGCCGACTCGGCCGGGAGGCGAAGAAAAAAATGTCGTCGCGCTCGGCGGCGAGCAATTGCCGCAACGGCCACGCCGCCGGCGCCGTGATCGGTTGCCGCGTTTTCCATTGCCAAAGCCGCTCCATCTCGCGGGCAATCTCCGCCTGCTTCGGTCCGACAAGGCGAACGTGCAAATCGCGCCAGCCGGCCGAGGCGGGCAGATGCCGAGCCTTGGCGTCGCTCGGCGTGGCGAGGCCCCGCTGATCGACAAGGTTCATCCCGCCAAAATACCCGACCCGATCGTCGACCACCAACAGCTTGCGATGATTCCGCCGATTCAAGAATTGCAGAAGGCGGATGTCCCAAAGCCGCTCGCGGATCGAATGAAAACCGTGCACCTTCACGCCGCCGGCGGTCAGGCGATCGAAAAAGGATTGCGGTGTCGAAAGGCAGCCGATCGAGTCGTACATCAATCGCACGTCGAGGCCGGCCGCCGCGCGCTCGATCAACGCGTCGGCCACGGCCCGGGCCGCCGAATCGTCGACGATGATATAGCTTTCGAGCCAGACACGCTGCCGGGCCGTGCGAATGTCGGCCAGCATCGCATCAATAAAGGAGATCGATTCCTCGTAGAGCGTCAGCTCATTGCCCGCCACCGCAACTGCCGCATGGTCCCAGTGCGGCTGCGGCAACGAGCGCTGTTCGGACGTCGGTCCTTCGGCAAGCGACATGGGCGGCTGGGATCCTGTATGGGGGCAGTTCTTATTCTAGACACTGACAATGGTGAGGGTGAAAGAATAGGGTGAGGGGTTAGGGTGAGGGGTTAGGGGGAAGAAGCTGGCGCCTGCCGCTGGTTTCGCTTCACGCGAATTGCGATGCTACAATGGGCACGGCGCTCCAGCGCTGCTGCCGTATCCCGCCTTTTATCCCACCCCGATTCCCACCGGTGAGTTTTTATGAAATTCCTGCCAATTCGCAAGTTGATCGCCGCCGCGCTAATGGCCGGCACGATGTTGGTCTGCCCGCCCCGAGCGGCTCATGCTCAAGCCACCGCGGAAACGCCCGCACAAAAAAGCGCTCGCATGAAATGGTTCCGCGAGGCACGCTTCGGGATGTTCATTCACTGGGGCGTCTATTCCGTTCCGGCGGGCGAATGGAAGGGCAACACCGACTATGCCGAATGGTTCTTGGAACAGACGCACATGCCGGTGTCGCAATACGAAAAATTCGCCCAGCAGTTCAACCCCGTGAAATTCGATGCCCGGCAATGGGTGCGGATCGCCAAGAATGCGGGCATGAAATACATCGTGATCACCAGCAAGCACCACGATGGCTTCGACATGTTCCCCTCGAAGCTCGGCGATTGGGGAATCAAATCGACGCCGTTTCATCGCGATCCGCTGAAAGAACTTTCCGAAGCGTGCAAGGAAGAAGGCATCACGCTCTGTTTCTATCATTCGATCATGGATTGGCATCATCCCGATTGGGGCAAGCGCCGGCCGTGGAACGACAAAGCGACCGGCAAGCCCGACATGGATCGCTACACCGCGTATCTCAAAGGCCAACTGAAAGAACTGCTCACGAACTACGGGCCGATCGGCATCCTCTGGTTCGACGGCCAGTGGGAAGATTGTTGGACCAAAGAGCGCGGCGACGATCTGTATCGATACGTTCGCGCGCTGCAGCCGAATATCATCGTCAACAATCGGGTCGGCAAAGGCGACGTCGGCGACTATGGCACGCCCGAGCAATCGATTCCCGCCACGGCCGATGCCGAGCCGTGGGAATCGTGCATGACGCTCAACGACCATTGGGGCTACAACAAGCACGACCACAATTGGAAGTCGGTCGCCACGATCATTCACAATCTGGTCGATTGCGCGAGCAAAGGGGGCAACTATCTGCTCAACGTCGGCCCGACCTCCGAAGGCCTGATCCCGCAACCGAGCGTCGATCGCCTGGCGGAAGTGGGCCG
This window encodes:
- a CDS encoding aminodeoxychorismate/anthranilate synthase component II, producing MLLIDNYDSFVFNLARYFQRLGQETRVVRHDAIDAAEVRAARPDAVVLSPGPCTPNEAGCSIEIVRELHNEMPILGICLGHQVIAVALGGRVGRAAEAMHGRTSEVYHNGRGIFDGVPNPLVACRYHSLVVEEASLPAELEVTARTADGIVMAIAHRRRPVIGLQFHPESILTEAGYSLLANFLRLSGLPLPARIPSIADERRAMQQTVSNSPRAPVTF
- a CDS encoding anthranilate synthase component I family protein, translating into MTPPTARNGGSIAGAGLTSAGISDDTIAPYRAAEADESIWIEELHPAPAAEAVFRRLSVLPHCLYLDSARRDRELGRYSFVAADPFDFTEARHSEQAADPLADLARRMAAFSSAPIAGLPPFQGGAAGLLSYDFAHRLERLPPPRCDEFEIPTMAMGLYDLVVAFDHFEGRAWIISQGFPEIESPARRRRARGRAQQFRQLLETSQIGSRPDRARSPNSRREIDAARLAPQFSIDERFAGDAVRGARLTSNFSPERYIATVARAIEYIRAGDIFQVNLSQRLLCPATDDSVSLYLRLRERNPAPMAGYFDLGEFQIVSASPERFLRVADGRVEARPIKGTRRRTARPEADLFAGDELRESEKDNAENVMIVDLLRNDLARVCLPESVTVSELCRLEVFEFVQHLVSVVQAELTTGNTAIDLIRAAFPGGSISGAPKIRAMQIIAELEPTARGAYCGCLGFLGFDGSMDMNLLIRTITAGRGWWQMPVGGGIVAQSDPVREYEETWHKAEGMIRALG
- a CDS encoding DUF6513 domain-containing protein; amino-acid sequence: MQPDRPERIHFVTGRLAEHALREELAQLAARVGFSYTIDVLPITVAALMTPEWIARRIHVPPDADRVLLPGYCEGDLRPVEEAAAKPVERGPRDLRRLAAFFGHEPPPTDYGARDIQIVAEINHCPRLPLLAILAEARRLAADGADMIDVGCDPGGPWSGVADVVRALRDAGHRVSIDSLDPREIEPAVRAGAELVLSVNSSNREAAVDWGCEVVVVPDLPAEPATVPFCEVPGTVPFCEVFGAKGDSLLPGLEETVAHLAAAGVRLRIDAVLEPIGLGFAASLLRYFEVRRRFPDAEMLMGVGNLTELTDVDSAGINVLLLAICEELGIRSVLTTQVINWARGSVGECDVARQLVYHAVRHRTLPKHVDPRLIMLRGPEPARFGDEQLDRLAAEIKDNNYRIFAEDGRIHVVSAGLHLADRDPFVLAEQLLAMQRRNLDAGHAFYLGYEMAKAVTALTLSKDYRQDEALDWGYLTRPEQSHRLKRTKPAEPEKEPPHGAADPPPNDPPSPAALP
- a CDS encoding peptidase S10 yields the protein MKLRYTILLCFVALPALADQPAQAPSKASASSTAPAKSSAAQSPAPHGTAAATVPLPNGTAKTDQGETEQIKAEQPKHEPAGSEHPGAIQEAARGHHHPEQSPGPSAASAVSAEAVDETPVATHHKITVGGKTIAYTATVAQMPIKNARGETEAHIFYMAYTLDGADRAKRPLTFAFNGGPGSASIWVHMGAMGPRSPKLTDKGDMPPPPFQLIDDESTWLDQTDLVFIDPVGTGYSRAKTPEIAHQLNGVRGDIQSVGEFIRMYITRNDRWLSPLFLAGESYGTFRAAGLAGTLIEKGIAFNGIVLISTVLNMGVLEEDLFNGLPTALHLPTYTADAWYHKKLPADLQQKDLKAVLKESEHWAMNDYVSILNRGSDLSAAERKAAVGKLARYTGIEPRYIDDSDLRVESGHFARQLLKDQKLVIGGYDGRLTAPAPLSIEDRVEFDPAGSLVRPPFEAAFEQYIRDELGYKTDMVYNVLVHLPWDWESSNGYAETTGLLRSAFMKNPHLKVMVCAGYYDNVTPYFSVQYTFNHLGLHPEMLKNVDWQYYEAGHMMYIDRDSHRKLKQDFADFVKRAMP
- a CDS encoding sugar phosphate isomerase/epimerase family protein codes for the protein MLPAISQVCTLNASFETDVADFAAAHCGAIEIWWGKLETYLESHSLGEARRLLADSGLAAPVASYQGGLLTSQGEARREHWDHFRRRLAIARELAIGTLVLAGDVEGPLGQQDFDRLQVSLRQAGEEAGQAGVRLALEFQARATLPNNLQSAAAIVAHCDSPHLGICLDMFHYATGPSKPEDLAHLTPQNLFHVQLCDMAGPLRELATDADRILPGDGEFTLEPLIARLREIDYSGAVAVELMNPQLWSVSPRQFGEVAITALRRVLGIASMD
- a CDS encoding phospholipase D-like domain-containing protein, with product MSLAEGPTSEQRSLPQPHWDHAAVAVAGNELTLYEESISFIDAMLADIRTARQRVWLESYIIVDDSAARAVADALIERAAAGLDVRLMYDSIGCLSTPQSFFDRLTAGGVKVHGFHSIRERLWDIRLLQFLNRRNHRKLLVVDDRVGYFGGMNLVDQRGLATPSDAKARHLPASAGWRDLHVRLVGPKQAEIAREMERLWQWKTRQPITAPAAWPLRQLLAAERDDIFFFASRPSRHSRRIGRVIGPLIRGAQREIIVSMAYFIPIGAVMRELLRARRRGVRVRVVVPGNSDVKLVQWATRHLCRRLLARGILIFERKDYMLHSKVIVIDGVRTIVGSANLDPRSLRTNLEFVGVIFSQAMAAAATRFCLHEIHHSRRIRLVEIRSRPWWQRVRDRFAWSLRRWL
- a CDS encoding alpha-L-fucosidase, with product MKFLPIRKLIAAALMAGTMLVCPPRAAHAQATAETPAQKSARMKWFREARFGMFIHWGVYSVPAGEWKGNTDYAEWFLEQTHMPVSQYEKFAQQFNPVKFDARQWVRIAKNAGMKYIVITSKHHDGFDMFPSKLGDWGIKSTPFHRDPLKELSEACKEEGITLCFYHSIMDWHHPDWGKRRPWNDKATGKPDMDRYTAYLKGQLKELLTNYGPIGILWFDGQWEDCWTKERGDDLYRYVRALQPNIIVNNRVGKGDVGDYGTPEQSIPATADAEPWESCMTLNDHWGYNKHDHNWKSVATIIHNLVDCASKGGNYLLNVGPTSEGLIPQPSVDRLAEVGRWMNVNGEAIYATSATPLKPFAWGRATMKTIGGNTTLYLHVFNWPADGKLLVPGLPNEVRTAYLLADPAKKPLTAQSSDAGLTIDLPAAAPDPICSVVVLQLKGPIERVVQRQAPDGSIRLSADDAILHGKQLRHEHPEQGGNIGYWLDPAEWVEWNFIAVRPGTYAVKAEMAETGSGKFTLAIGDRSIETSSPDTHSYDRYRQVELGRIEIAAPGKTSLSVKPIKIGWAASNLKSITLEPAK